In one window of Arachis ipaensis cultivar K30076 chromosome B06, Araip1.1, whole genome shotgun sequence DNA:
- the LOC107648777 gene encoding wall-associated receptor kinase-like 20 — protein MRPSSNLGYAFLLHTLLFLCHHTCSSQKTCPQCGSMQVPYPLSTQPSCGDPYYKLQCDQQSGKLYFDTLNESSYVILKIMSSIQRMVVQPAPWLSRTSCVTQDMPVSNGLWLNQSLPFNITSSNTIFLFNCSPRLLVSPLNCSASSICHQYLESSGHVRKSQALDCASGIHPCCTFVAGGNPSAYKIRLHNSGCKAFRSILHLDEDKPPNEWEEGLEIQWLPPPEPVCKTQKDCSGDSKCSPGKNGLLRCLCNKGHHWEPYAATCLRHTRNSKLKTSIVISIVVTIFFSLAIVLVVITKCCRIYSYMEENKKKKKEKERENVLKSSTGEKPYRMFHLKEVKKATNCFSQDRILGSGGFGEVYRGELQDGTMVAVKKAKVGNLKSTQQVLNEVAILSQVNHKNLVRLLGCCVEESEQPLMIYEYISNGTLYDHLHGRYQSFLDWETRLKVALQTAEALAYLHSAAHTPIYHRDVKSTNILLDDEFNAKVSDFGLSKLAIPGLSHVSTCAQGTVGYLDPEYYRNYQLTDKSDVYSYGVVLLELLSSQKVIDFNRDPDCVNLAVHVSQHASNGTLLMEVVDRRLVCKGEFRGSIRMFSELALDCLREKKGERPSMKDIVQRLISIFKLIDQERNYNVNVNVLVENEQ, from the coding sequence ATGAGACCAAGCTCCAACCTTGGCTACGCATTTCTTCTTCATACCCTTCTTTTCCTTTGTCACCACACTTGTTCTTCACAAAAGACTTGTCCACAGTGTGGCTCTATGCAGGTTCCTTATCCATTAAGCACACAACCGAGTTGTGGCGATCCGTACTACAAGCTACAGTGTGATCAGCAATCTGGAAAGCTCTACTTTGACACACTTAACGAAAGTTCCTATGTAATACTAAAAATCATGTCCTCGATTCAACGCATGGTAGTTCAGCCAGCACCGTGGCTATCTCGCACATCATGTGTCACACAAGACATGCCAGTTAGCAATGGTCTATGGTTGAACCAATCACTTCCTTTCAACATAACTTCTTCAAACACCATTTTCCTCTTCAATTGTTCACCCCGCCTCTTGGTCTCTCCCCTGAACTGCTCTGCCTCCAGCATCTGCCACCAATACTTGGAGAGTTCCGGCCACGTCAGAAAATCACAAGCGCTTGATTGCGCAAGTGGAATCCACCCTTGTTGTACTTTTGTTGCTGGTGGAAACCCTTCAGCTTACAAGATTCGCCTGCACAATTCCGGCTGTAAAGCTTTCAGAAGCATCCTCCATTTGGATGAGGATAAGCCTCCAAATGAATGGGAAGAAGGCCTAGAAATTCAGTGGCTTCCACCACCCGAACCGGTATGCAAAACACAAAAAGATTGCTCCGGAGACTCCAAGTGTTCGCCGGGCAAAAACGGACTTCTTCGCTGTCTTTGTAACAAGGGACACCATTGGGAGCCTTATGCAGCAACATGCTTAAGGCACACCAGAAATTCCAAATTGAAAACCAGCATAGTAATCTCAATTGTTGTTACCATATTTTTCTCTCTAGCTATAGTTCTTGTTGTGATCACAAAATGTTGTAGAATCTATAGCTACATGGaggagaataagaagaagaagaaggaaaaagaaagagagaatgtGTTGAAATCAAGCACTGGTGAGAAGCCTTATAGAATGTTTCATCTGAAAGAAGTGAAGAAGGCAACAAATTGTTTCTCCCAAGACAGGATTCTAGGTAGCGGTGGATTTGGCGAAGTTTATAGAGGTGAACTCCAAGATGGAACAATGGTGGCTGTAAAGAAAGCAAAGGTTGGAAACCTCAAAAGCACACAACAAGTTCTCAACGAAGTTGCGATTCTCTCACAGGTGAATCACAAGAACCTTGTGAGGCTCTTGGGGTGTTGTGTGGAAGAATCTGAGCAGCCATTGATGATCTACGAGTACATCTCAAACGGAACATTGTATGACCATCTTCACGGGAGGTACCAAAGCTTCTTGGATTGGGAAACAAGGCTAAAAGTGGCGCTTCAGACGGCGGAGGCGTTGGCCTATTTGCATTCCGCGGCGCACACACCAATTTACCATAGGGATGTGAAGTCCACTAACATTCTTCTGGACGATGAATTCAATGCCAAGGTATCCGATTTCGGGCTATCGAAGCTGGCTATCCCGGGGCTGAGTCATGTTTCAACTTGTGCTCAAGGAACTGTTGGATACTTGGATCCTGAATACTACAGAAACTATCAGTTAACAGATAAGAGTGATGTTTATAGCTACGGCGTGGTGTTGTTGGAGCTTTTGAGTTCTCAGAAAGTGATTGATTTTAACCGCGATCCGGATTGTGTGAACCTGGCGGTTCATGTGAGCCAGCATGCAAGCAATGGGACACTACTCATGGAGGTTGTGGATCGGAGACTTGTTTGCAAGGGGGAGTTTAGGGGAAGCATAAGAATGTTCTCGGAGCTTGCACTCGATTGCTTGAGGGAGAAAAAAGGTGAAAGGCCTAGCATGAAGGATATTGTTCAGCGCCTAATTTCCATATTTAAGCTTATAGATCAAGAGAGGAATTATAATGTTAATGTTAACGTTTTAGTTGAGAATGAACAATAA